The following is a genomic window from Nitrospira sp..
ATGTGGTCCCCCGCTGTCGGTTTTATTTCGCCGCTTCCAGTGAAATGTTCGGCAAGGTCGCCGAGGCGCCCCAGTCGGAGCGGACGCCCTTTCACCCCCGGTCCGCCTATGGGATTTCGAAGGTCGCCGGATTCGATCTCACGAGAAATTACCGGGAGGCCTACGATCTTTTTGCCTGCTCCGGGATTCTGTACAACCATGAGTCGCCGCGGCGTGGCTATGAGTTCGTCACGAGAAAAATCACCTCGCACGCGGCCCGCATCAAGCTCGGGCTGGCGAAGGAGGTACGGCTGGGGAACCTCGATGCCAAGCGCGATTGGGGGCATGCGCGGGAGTATGTGAAGGCGATGTGGTCGATGCTGCAGCAGGATGTGCCGGACGACTATGTCATCGCCACGGGGGAGCAACATACGGTGCGGGAGTTTGCGGAGGCGGCATTCAAGCGTCTCGGCTTGGACTATCGTCGGTATGTCAAGGTCGATCAGCAGTTCCTCCGTCCGGCCGAGGTGGAGACCCTGCTCGGTGATGCGTCGAAAGCCCGTACACGGTTGAACTGGTCCTATCAGGTCACCTTCGACGATCTCGTCCATGAGATGGTCGATGCGGATCTCCGCTGGCTGGAATCTCGCCGAACATCGTCTTCTCGTTATCGTCGGGCGGACGGCAAACGCGCCGCCTGACGTCGCAACAGCCTGTGCCGGGATCTGTCGGCTCCTTCCTTCCACGTCATGCCATCGAGTCCTATTCCTTGTGGCCTCACCATAATTCCTCTATACTGCCGTCTTCCGGAACCCCGTGTCGGCCCTACTTTTTTTTCACAGGCTTCTTTCTGTCTAGGTGAGACGCGACGTCTGATTCGATGAATGTTCCGATTGCGTCACACACCGGTTCTGTCGGCCTGTCGGCTCAAGCAGATGCGAGACGCGTTCCAGGGCAGGCACTCTTCTGGGCATTCCAGAGTTACGTGCTGATCGCTGTCGCCTGCTCAAGCTTCTTTCCGGTCCTGTTCCGTTATCAAGAACACGCGGTCATCATCCTGTCCGTGCTCTGCTTGGGCATGTGCTGGCTGGAGAAGACCAATCCCTGGATCAAAACCCCCTTGGACCTCCCTCTGGTCTTCTTCATTACTTGGGTGCTCTGCACCGTTCCCTTTGCGATCGATCCCTCGTACAGTTTTGCCGAGTGGAAAAAGTTTGTCGCCCAGGTCCTGGTCTTGTATTGGTCTATGCTGGTCCTGCATCGATGTGGCCGAGAGAGGCTGCCGCAGCAGATCCTCTATTCGCTGGTTCTGGGTGGTGCGGTGCTCGCCCTCTATGCCGTCGTGGAATTTCTCGGCAAAGGCGGGACCTGGAAGGATCGCTTCATTCGGGCGCAGGCCTTCGGGTCGGACTACAACTGGCTCAGCACCTATATGGTCATGACGATTCCCGTAACCGGAAGTCTCGTTGTGATGTGTCGCAAGGCCTGGGTTCGTGGAACCCAGTTGGCGGCCCTTGCCCTGACCGTCGCAGCGCAACTGTTTTCCTATACCCGCGGAGGCTGGCTGGGCCATGCGGGTCAAGGGGTGACGCTTGCGTTGATCGTCGGCGGACGGCGCCTTGCCTTCGCCGTTTTGGGCCTGTTGGCTATGGTCGGAGCGGGATTGCTGCTGGTGTCCCAAGCAGGGTTTCAGACCGATACGGTGGCGGCCAAGACCGTCGATACCAGGTTGGCGGTGTGGTCCATCGGATTGCGGGAGGTGGCGAGCCATCCTCTCGTGGGAATCGGGTATGGGAACAATTCCTTTATCAAGAAGTTTCCTGAATATTCCGTGGAGGGACAAGCAGGGATTCCTGAACGTGAACAAGTGATTCCTTCCATGCACAGCGCCTTTCTCATGGTGGCGGTCGGCAGCGGCCTTCCCGCGTTTGTATGCCTCGTCTGGATTTTCATCGCTCTCCTGCGGCGGCTCCTTCCGCTTCCTTGGGTCCCCGAACGGGGCGATGCGTTCACTGTGATGGCGGTCGGCATCGGACTGGCGGTGATCGGGTTCGGGGTGCGAAACTGCTTCGACTATATGTTCATGGGCAGCCTGGCGCATGTATTCTGGCTGTTGGCGGCCGTGGGGATGACCGTGACCAGTCCCGGTTGGCGGCGGTTCGCGACAGAGAGCGGACGGATAGATCGGTAGGACATATCGTCGGGCTCATAGGTGCCTGCATCGATAATGTCTGTCGAGTGCACCTCAAGGATTGTTCGGAAGAGAGCGGCTTGACAGGGCCGTGAAGATCCATCAAAAGTGGACGTGTCGTACGAGGCCCGTGAGGGAGTCGCCATGATGCTTCGACTCTTGAGGTCGGAGCGATCGAGGGGAGTGTATCCGTTGTGAAAGCGTTGATCACCGGCATTACCGGCCAAGATGGTTCGTACCTCGCTGAACTGCTGCTGTCGAAGGGGTACGACGTGTACGGGATTATTCGTCGGTCGAGTTCATTCAATACCTCCCGGATCGACGGTATCTATCAGGACCCGCACATCGTCGACGCCAGGTTGCATTTGTTGTACGGCGATCTCAACGATGCGAGTTCATTGAATAGAATTCTGCGGACGGTTCGACCCGATGAAATCTATAACCTCGGTGCCCAGAGCCATGTCAGGGTCAGTTTCGACATTCCGGAATACACCGCTGAGATCACGGGGTTGGGGACCGTCCGGTTGTTGGAGGCGATTCGAGAGTCGGGTGTGCAGCCCAAGTTTTATCAGGCGTCGTCGAGCGAGATGTACGGCAAGGTGCAGGAGATCCCTCAACGCGAGACTACACCGTTTTATCCGCGCAGCCCTTACGGCGCCGCGAAGGTCTATGCTCATTGGATCACCGTCAATTATCGCGAGGCCTACGGACTGTTCGCCTGCAACGGCATCCTCTTCAACCATGAGTCGCCGCGCCGGGGCGAGACGTTCGTGACGCGCAAGATCACGAAGGCCGCAGCGCGGATCAAGCTGGGATTGCAGCAGGACCTGTTTTTGGGCAATCTCGAGGCGAAACGGGATTGGGGTTATGCCGGAGACTATGTCGAAGCCATGTGGCTCATGCTGCAGCAGAACCAGCCGGACGATTATGTCGTGGCCACGGGCGAGACCCACACGGTACGGGAGTTTCTCGATGCGGCGTTCGGCCGGCTTGGGCTCGATTGGCATCGTCACGTGAAAATCGATCCGCGGTACTACCGTCCGACGGAGGTCGATCTCCTGATCGGCGATCCGGCCAAGGCGCATCGGCAGCTCGGCTGGAAACCCACCGTTGATTTCCACCGCTTGGCTGTCATGATGGTCGAGGCCGATCTGGAGGCCGAACAGCTCAAATTGCAGGGTACCGCCTCGAAGGGAATCTAAGACATGGATCAACATGCGCGCATCTATATAGCCGGACATCAAGGCATGGTGGGGTCGGCGATCGTGCGGACTCTCACGGCCCGTGGTTACGACAACCTGCTGTTTCGGACCAGCAAGGAATTGGATCTGCGCGACAGCGGCCGGGTTGCGTCGTTTTTTGCGGACACCAAACCGGAATACGTATTTCTCGCAGCGGCCAAGGTGGGAGGTATTCTGGCGAACAGCACGTTTCCCGCCGAGTTTATCTATGACAACCTGGCGATTCAAACCAACGTCATTCATCAAGCCTACGTGCACGGAGTCAGGAAGCTGCTCCTGTTGGGATCTTCCTGCATCTATCCGCGCGATGCGCCGCAGCCGATGAAGGAAGAATATCTGTTGACCGGCCCGCTCGAACCGACCAACGAATGGTATGCCGTTGCCAAGATTGCCGGCATCAAGATGTGTCAGGCCTATCGCCGACAATACGGTTGCGATTTCATCGCGGCAATGCCGACCAACCTGTACGGTCCGAACGACAATTTCGATCTGCAGACGGCCCACGTGCTAGCGGCGCTGTTGCGAAAATTTCATGAAGCGAAAGAAACAAGCATGGTTCCTTCCCTCTGGGGATCCGGTACTCCTCGCCGTGAATTCTTGCACGTGAATGATTGCGCTGCCGGTGCCGTATTTCTGATGCAGTCCTACTCGGACTCGACGATTGTCAACGTAGGGACTGGAACGGATCTTTCCATTTCCGAGCTTGCTGCGATGGTCGCGGACGTAGTCGGCTACAAAGGAGAGATCCGTTGGGACCGCACGAAGCCCGATGGCACTCCGCGCAAACTCCTCGATTGTGGTCGGATGCAGGCCCTTGGATGGAATCCGACGATTTCGTTGCGAGACGGATTGATCGACACGTATACATGGTATACCCGCGTTGTTGTTCCGCAGTCGGCCTCGATTCCGTGATCGGCGGACGTTCTTCAGTGGGGCGGCGCATTTTTTTTCAGGCAGGTCGGGTGATGAAACCGGTCGTTAAAGCGTTCATTCAAGCTCGAATGTCGTCCAGGCGGTACCCGGGCAAGGTGCTCGCTCCCTTTCGCGGAGAAGCGATGATTCGACACGTCGTGCGCGCGGTCGAGCAGGTCTTTTCTTTCGAGGACATTGTTGTGGTGACGAGTGTCGATGCGTCAGACGATCCGCTCGTTCGCTACGTCGAATCACTCGGAATGCACATCTATCGAGGCCCGTTGGACAATGTCCTCGCCCGTTTCGTGTCTTGCGTGCGGAATCATCCGTGTGATTGGATTCTGCGGGTAAACGGTGACAGTCCGTTATTGTTTCCCGGCTTGCTCCGACTCATGGTTCCATACGCCGAACGGTTCGACGGCGACCTCGTGACCACGACGTTCCCTCGGTCGTTTCCGAGAGGACAGAATGCCGAACTCATCAGGGTCAGTACCCTGCAGACCGTCGCACGGGAGGAGACCACTCAGGACGACCAAGAGCATGTCACCCCGTTCTTTTATCGACAGCCTGCCAGGTTTCGTATCATGAATGTGGAGTCTGGAGACCGGAAACTCGCCGACATTGGTTTGGCGGTCGATACGATCGAGGATTTGCAACGGCTCGAGCCGTTGTCGGCAGAGGAGCTTCGCCGGTTCAGTCCGCCGATTCTAGGGGCGTGTATCGCCTCATCGTTGCCATGATTCAAGCGTCGGAAACAGAAGGATATGATACCCATGAGTGATACGTTGCATATTCCGTTCGCCCGCCCGTGGATTACGGACGAGGATCGACAGGCAGTCCTTGAGGTGCTCAACGGACACATCCTGACCCATGGCCCTCAATGCAAGTCCTTCGAGCAGGAATTCGCTGCGTTCCTGGGGAAGGATGCCCATTGTGTATCGGTGAGTTCGTGCATGGCGGCCCTGCATCTCTCATACCTCCATTTCGGCATTGGACCAGGAGATGATGTCATCGTGCCCGCGCAAACCCATGCGGCGACCGCTCATGCCGTTGAGTGGGTCGGAGCCACTCCGGTGTTCGTCGATTGTGATTCGCGAACGGGGAATCTGACCGCGTCGGCGATTGCCGCCGCGCTGACCCCCCG
Proteins encoded in this region:
- a CDS encoding GDP-mannose 4,6-dehydratase, whose translation is MKALITGITGQDGSYLAELLLSKGYDVYGIIRRSSSFNTSRIDGIYQDPHIVDARLHLLYGDLNDASSLNRILRTVRPDEIYNLGAQSHVRVSFDIPEYTAEITGLGTVRLLEAIRESGVQPKFYQASSSEMYGKVQEIPQRETTPFYPRSPYGAAKVYAHWITVNYREAYGLFACNGILFNHESPRRGETFVTRKITKAAARIKLGLQQDLFLGNLEAKRDWGYAGDYVEAMWLMLQQNQPDDYVVATGETHTVREFLDAAFGRLGLDWHRHVKIDPRYYRPTEVDLLIGDPAKAHRQLGWKPTVDFHRLAVMMVEADLEAEQLKLQGTASKGI
- a CDS encoding GDP-L-fucose synthetase, yielding MDQHARIYIAGHQGMVGSAIVRTLTARGYDNLLFRTSKELDLRDSGRVASFFADTKPEYVFLAAAKVGGILANSTFPAEFIYDNLAIQTNVIHQAYVHGVRKLLLLGSSCIYPRDAPQPMKEEYLLTGPLEPTNEWYAVAKIAGIKMCQAYRRQYGCDFIAAMPTNLYGPNDNFDLQTAHVLAALLRKFHEAKETSMVPSLWGSGTPRREFLHVNDCAAGAVFLMQSYSDSTIVNVGTGTDLSISELAAMVADVVGYKGEIRWDRTKPDGTPRKLLDCGRMQALGWNPTISLRDGLIDTYTWYTRVVVPQSASIP
- a CDS encoding GDP-mannose 4,6-dehydratase, coding for MKRALITGITGQDGSYLAEFLLERGYEVHGIIRRVAMEDPEHRLWRVAHLRERLHLHAASLESLPSLYRVLQVVGPDECYHLGAQSFVAYSFEDEFSTLNANINGTHHMLAAVRDVVPRCRFYFAASSEMFGKVAEAPQSERTPFHPRSAYGISKVAGFDLTRNYREAYDLFACSGILYNHESPRRGYEFVTRKITSHAARIKLGLAKEVRLGNLDAKRDWGHAREYVKAMWSMLQQDVPDDYVIATGEQHTVREFAEAAFKRLGLDYRRYVKVDQQFLRPAEVETLLGDASKARTRLNWSYQVTFDDLVHEMVDADLRWLESRRTSSSRYRRADGKRAA